The sequence ACCAGTCTTTTCCGAATCGGAACCAGCACCGGGGAAATAAGGACCAAGAGGCGGATGAGTGACAATGACTTGAAGACTCACCCGTTGGTCATTTTGATTTCTGATCACGGAGAACCTTCCCTGTCAGCGACTGTATCCATTGATGTTGTGGTTGTTGAAAGTACAGATGACATACAGACATCATTCAGACAGTTGCCGGCAAAGGAGGAGAGTTTCTCCGAATTGAATCTGTATTTGCTGATCGCCATCATCTCTGTGTCagttatatttttactgagTCTAATTAGTTTAATAGCTGTAAAATGCCACAGGACGGACGGTGGTTTGAGTAGATACAGCGCCCCAGTGATCACCACACACCCTGACGGGAGCTGGTCTTACTCTAAATCTACGCAGCAGTATGACGTGTGTTTTAGCTCAGACACACTGAAGAGTGACGTTGTGGTTTTCCCCGCGCCGTTTCCTCCTGCAGATGCGGAACTGATCAGTATTAATGGAGTGGACACTTTTAAACGGAACCAAACGCTCCCTAACAGTTCAAAGGTAAGGCGGATGTTTCTTTTTGGGACACCGACATACCTTAAATGTGTCTACATGTAGTAGTCCTGAAACATTCATATGACCCCCTTATAACCATGCCATAACAGCCTCTTAGCCTTCTCAAAGCTTTATAACATGTTTGATTTCGAGCTTTATTATTCCGATGCACATTAAATGACACACCCATGAATGCGCAATAATTTATTGTCAGTTTATTACCCTGGGTGTATTTAGCGTCTGACCATTACTTACTCAGGCTACTCATACATATCATGTATACATTAGCAATTGCTTTTCATTGAgtcgttttttttcctttaacgTCTCCCACAACAACAGTTTAGTATcagtaatgacaaaataaagataCATTGTTTGTagcattttgtttcatgttattaTGAATCATTGATCAAAGAATCATATTATGTGAACAGAACTAATATTTATTTTCGTTTACGTTTACTTATGTCCAGTCAGGTCTCACCTACCTTGTCCAACAGCAAATACGAGTACTTATATTTGATTCTCAACTAAGAAATATGTCACtgaaagtttttcttttgttctttgctGTTAAATGACCATTCATGTTTTATGCATATATGATATGCATCACCAATGTTCTTACGTATGTAGGCAGACTTAATGTAAATCATGACCATATTTGTTTCGCATTGTTTATATTATATGGTCACTCACTCATTTTTTCccagtaattttattttattgtctgtACCCTGGCAGATGCGCATGGGAAATTAGCGTTTAAAACCGTTATTTATAAACGCCCGCCCTTTCCCCCATTACTTTCCTAATGCTGCATAAGTGTCTCTTGAAGGGTTTCTCAAAGTTTTTAGGTTACATCGTTTAACAGTCAATTATTCCAGACACCGTACCTTTGAGGCGTTTTTGGTAGTAAAGTTTGACTGATTTTTCATTCGTTCTACCCTATCAGCGCTCAGTGACGCTAGTTAAGTTTAGCGTCATCAATTTCATTTTAGATCTTGGTCATGTAAAACTGTGTGCGCGGTGCGACCTTTCATATAATGGTcgttttatttgaataattttggTGTACCGCAAATGCTGTGGACTCGGTTTTGCGTCTGCATCCTACGCTGGCAGCGAATACACCAACCCAAGCTACCCTCACAAGAAGTGATTAGCCAGCGAAGCGTTACAGTCGATGGTCGTTCTTCGCTAGAAGTTTCTGTGCAGCATTTTTGACTTGGTATTTTGATTGCAGCGCTCGAAACGCATTTATATTGAAACAGCTTTAATCATCTTATAGGGTTTGTTTAAGCAGAGGACTACTCACATTTTCACCATAGGTTTCTGGATTGTTCAATTTTTTTACTGAGCAATGTTAAAGACTGTAATCTCTAACGACATTTCAAAGGCTGCCTGATATGTTCTTTGCCACAATATCCACACGGTGTCAGTATCGACTAACGAAGCACGAGCAGTGGAATTTTCTGCTAGGCTCCTCCTTGTTAAAGAGAGCACATCTCAGAGAGGAGGCTTTTGTCGTTTTTAAGCGGAAGCTGTGGTCGAGATGACGATTTAGTGTGAAGGAGAAGCTATTCCTACTATTACACTTGGATTTTAATGGATTGGATATAATGTCGAACCAGCCTGCGTTTACGAGgaatctctgtgtgtttctgctcagcGTTTTGGAGCTGGTGTCAGGACAAATCGCGTATTCCATATCTGAGGAGGTAAAGAAGGCGACTTTTGTGGGAAATATCGCCAAAGATCTCAACATCAATGTGCAGGACTTGGAATCTCGTATGTTTCAGCTTGTGTCCGGACCCAGAAGTAAATATTTCGAGGTAAATTTAAAGACCGGTGttctttttgttaatgaaaGGATCGACAGGGAGGAGCTCTGCCAGGCTGCGGCGCGGTGCTCTTTGAATTTAGAGGCCATATTGAGAAATCCTCTGAATTTATATCGAGTTGAGATAAATGTATTGGATATTAATGACAATTCTCCGACGTTCCATTTGAAATTAAGACACTTAAATATATCAGAATCGGCGTTTGTAGGGGACAGGTTCCCATTACCGAGGGCATCTGACCCCGATGTGGGCAGTAATTCAGTAAACAGCTACAAGCTGAGTCCGAATGAGCACTTCTCCCTGGATGTACAGAGCGGTGGAGATCAGAGTGTGTCTCCTGAGTTGGTGCTGCAGAAAGCTTTAGACCGAGAGAAACAGCCTGTGATTGAGCTTCTACTGACTGCTATTGACGGAGGAAAACCTCCCAGATCGGGCACTTTGCAGATCACTGTTAATGTAATTGATGTTAATGACAACGCTCCACAATTCAGCAAACCGCTGTATAAAGCTCGGGTGTGGGAAAATGTGCCACATGGAACATCAATAATTACAGTTAATGCTACCGATATGGACGAGGGTGTAAACAGTGAAATTATTTACTCCCTGTTTTATCAAGAAAACGAAGTAAACCGTGGAGTATTCACAATTGACCCTCGCTCCGGGGAAATCGCTGTTAACGGAGAAGTTGATTACGAAGAAAACAGTGCGTTTGAGATCCACGTGCAAGCGAAGGACAAAGGCCACAACCCCAGAGTTACGCATTGTAAAGTTTTAGTGGAAGTTGTGGACGTGAATGATAACGCTCCAGAAATAACTATAACATCTCCGCTAAGCACACTGAGGGAAGACGCTAGGACCGGCACCGCAGTCGCGTTAATTACGGTTTTCGATAAAGATGTCGGtaagaatggaaaaatacactGCACGATTTCCGATTCTATTCCATTTAAACTCCAGTCCTCTTATCAGAACTACTACTCTTTAGTGGTGGACGGGCCGCTAGACAGAGAGAGCGCTTCTCAGTACAATGTGACCATCACAGCTACAGATGAAGGGACTCcgcctctctccagcaccagcGTTATTACTGTACACGTTTCTGATGTGAATGACAACGCGCCGCTCTTTCCGGAGCCTGAGATTAAGGtgtatgtgaaagaaaatggtCCAGTCGGAGGTGTGATATGCACATTGTCTGCCGTTGATCCTGATTTTAATGAGAATGCCAGAATAACATATTCATTATGTGAGAACTCTCTGAAGGGGTCTCCTGCTTCTACGGCTGTGAATGTGAACTCTGTCAGTGGAGAAATTTACAGCCTGCAGTCTTTTAACTACGAGGAAGTAAAAACCTTCCAGTTTCAAGTTCAGGCCACAGACTCTGGTGTCCCTCCACTCAGCAGCAACGTGACTGTGAACGTTTTTATCCTGGATGAGAATGACAACAGTCCTATGGTTCTGCCGCCCTATTCTGATCAGGGCTCCGTTAATACTGAGAACATTCCCTATTCTGCTGAAGCGGGCTACTTTGTGGCCAAGATCAGGGCTGTAGACGCAGACTCTGGCTACAATGCGCTGCTTTCTTATCACATCGCCGAACCCAAAGGAACCAGTCTCTTCCGAATCGGAACCAGCACCGGGGAAATAAGGACCAAGAGGCGGATGAGTGACAATGACTTGAAGGCGCATCCGTTGGTCATTTTGATTTCTGATCACGGAGAACCTTCTCTGTCAGCGACTGTATCTATTGATGTTGTGGTTGTTGAAAGTACAGATGAAATACAGACATCATTCAGACAGTTGCCGATGAAGGAAGAGAGTTTCTCCGATTTGAATCTGTATTTGCTAATCGCCATTGTCTCCGTGTCAGTTATATTCTTACTGAGTCTAATTAGTTTAATAGCTGTAAAATGCCACAGGACGGACGGCGGTTTGAGTAGATATAGCGCCCCAGTGATCACCACACACCCTGACGGGAGCTGGTCTTACTCTAAATCTACGCAGCAGTATGACGTGTGTTTTAGCTCAGACACACTGAAGAGTGACGTTGTGGTTTTCCCCGCGCCGTTTCCGCCTGCAGATGCGGAGCTGATCAGTATTAATGGAGCGGACACTTTTAAACGGAACCAAACGCTCCCTAACAGTGCGAAGGTAAGAAGATTTTAATATCTGACCGATAATGTATATCCAATCTCAAAACTAATTGTACATCAAAccacctttttgtttttgaacgGGATATTTTTCCAACGTTTTTGTCTGGCATTTTTTAATTGTACAGAAGAGGCGTTATTCAGAGTTccatgcattttattgtgtgtgcatgtgcatgtatgtgtgtgtgtgtgtgtgttgggggagggggcctTTGTGATCTTTTTGTCTAGATGAGAACGATTCAGCACTGTTCTACCCGAACAGCGCCACAAGCACATACAGGCCTATATACTGGAATTGAGATATCATGGATCGAGATTTTCTGAACAGTTAGAAAACACAGTTTCGCAGattgtctgttattttatttatttatttatttattctcctGTTTACctatattttacttattttcgAGTCCTGTATTTGCTGTGCTATTCTTAGTTGTGACTTTGGTCATCTGCCTGTTGATGAGATTCACTGACGTGGCTGAAGCGACAAGTAGGCCTATATTTAGAAGTGTTTCCAGTACTGAATTCTCGTCTTTGGTGTGTTATTTAACATATTAAGTCATTCCACCTGGTAAAGTTGTTGTGCGCTTGGTACTACACTGGGTGTCATTACCTAATGTACTTACTGTTTTTCCAGTCACGGTACTTAATGATACTTACAACTAGACTTCTGCTTCTCCCACTTTGTCGTCTACTCTTCCTAATGTTACTGGTATTGCTGATACAACTACTGCTAACTATTACTACTACCACTGCAAtacaactgctgctgctgctggcactACTGCTCACTGCCACAACTACTGCTGTTTCCGCTACTCCTGCAGCTTAACGTAATAGCGGTCTGGTTAGGGGGCGATACTCTTAAGCAGAAGCTTGCGGGTTTCCGTCATGCTTGTATTAACGCTATTATAGAAATCACGAGGGAGCGCAACCTGAAAGTATCCGTTTATATACGTGAATAACAGGCCTATACCCAACTTATAAGCTATGTGAGTCAGACTCGATGTGGttgtctgcaaagcaaaatattgccatggttattattatgatgttttgtttttttttttgaaatacgCACAGAATGTCCTAAACCTAATTTTGTTAACGTTCAGTGAAACCCAGTGATTATTTTCACGTTGTAACCCACGCGATGTCGCTGTTGACCAGGACTGCAAAAGAATAGCCCGAATGTAGCAGGCTCCGCCTCTTCCGTGAATAACCGCGCAGCCAGCTCACAGCCCTCTGCTGAAAGCGAGTCGCAGACGTTGTGCTTGGGAGAGCAGAGGCGTTTCACCGATTTTActcccatttaaaaataatgtttattctGATGTGATTTCACTTCTCTTTTGGACCCGTCTGGTGCGCCTTGATGTTTCTACAAAGGCCTGATAAATAATGGCCGTTTCAAACCAATGGAGTTGTATGCGGATTAATTACCTCTTGATTTTTGTCGCGAGCTTCTGTGGACAAGCCCCCGGACAGATTGTCTACTCCGTGTCTGAGGAGGTAAACCAAGGAACCATTGTTGGAAATTTAGCCAAGGACTTGAATACCAATGTTCAGGAAATTGAGTCGCGTGGTTTTCAGCTCGTTTCTGGTTCCAAGAAGAATTTTTTCGAGGTAAATTTAAAAACTGGCATGCTGTATGTCAATGAAAGAATCGACCGCGAGGACCTTTGCTTCAACGTTCGCTCGTGCTCGCTACATCTAGAAGCGATTCTTAACCATCCTTTGAGTTTGCATCGGgtggaaataaatgttttagaTGTAAATGACAATTCGCCGACTTTCCCAGTGAAgtcacagtttttaaatgtatcagAATCTACCTTGCCTGGGGCCAGGTTTTCATTGATGAACGCAGTTGATCCCGACGTAGGCAGTAACTCAGTAAAGAGCTACAAGCTGAGTCCGAATGAGCACTTCTCCCTGGATGTACAGAGCGGTGGAGAGCAGAGTGTGTCTGCTGAGTTGGTGCTGCAGAAAGCTTTAGACCGAGAGAAACAGTCTGTGATTCAGCTCCTACTGACTGCATTTGACGGAGGAAAACCTCCCAGATCCGGGACTTTACAGATAACGGTGAATGTGCTGGACATTAATGATAACAGCCCTGTGTTTAACAGCCCGCTATACAAAGTTcgtgtttttgaaaatgcagcGCGTGGGACTAAGATTATATCGCTGAATGCGACTGATGTCGATGAGGGCTTGAACGGCGAGATTTTATATTTGTTCAACAAACATGGACAGGAAAGGAATTTGGATACGTTTTCTATTGACCCCCATACTGGTGATATTACAGTCAAAGGAGACATTGATTTCGAAGAAACGGCTTTCTATGAGATTAGAGTTGAGGCCCAGGACAAAGGTCACTCGCCAATGGTCAGTCACTGTAAACTGCTTGTCGAAGTTGTAGATGAGAATGATAACGCACCAGAAATTGGCGTGACGTCACTGACGAGTACTGTTAAAGAAGACGCTAAAGTCGGCTCGGCGATAGCTCTTATTACAGTTTCTGACAAGGATGGGGGTAACAATGGAAAAGTTAACTGTAAATTGAAtgggaattttccatttaaacttCAAACGACATATCGCAATTACTACTCTGTTGTTCTCGACGGGCCGCTAGACAGAGAGAGCGCTTCTCAGTACAATGTGACCATAGTAGCTACAGATGAAGGGACTCcgcctctctccagcaccagcGTTATTACTGTACACGTTTCTGATGTGAACGACAACGCGCCGCTCTTTCCGGAGCCTGAGATTAAGGtgtatgtgaaagaaaatggtCCTGTCGGAGGTGTAATATGTACATTGTCTGCCGTTGATCCTGATGTTAATGAGAATGCCAGAATAACATATTCATTATGCGAGAACTCTTTGAAGGGGTCTCCTGCTTCTACAGCTGTGAATGTGAACTCTGTCAGTGGAGAAATTTACAGCCTGCAGTCTTTTAACTACGAAGAAATAAAAACGTTTCAGTTTCAAGTTCAGGCCACAGACTCTGGTGTCCCTCCACTCAGCAGCAACGTGACTGTGAACGTTTTTATCTTGGATGAGAATGACAACAGTCCTATGGTTCTGCCGCCCTATTCTGATCAGGGCTCCGTTAATACTGAGAACATTCCCTATTCTGCTGAAGCGGGCTACTTTGTGGCCAAGATCAGGGCTGTAGACGCAGACTCTGGCTACAATGCGCTGCTTTCTTATCACATCGCCGAACCCAAAGGATCCAGTCTCTTCCGAATCGGAACCAGCACCGGGGAAATAAGAACCAAGAGGCGGATGAGTGACAATGACTTGAAGACTCACCCGTTGGTCATTTTGATTTCTGATCACGGAGAACCTTCCCTGTCAGCGACTGTATCTATTGATGTTGTGGTTGTTGAAAGCGCAGGTGAAATACAGACATCGTTCAGACAGTTGCCGGCAAAGGAGGAGAGTTTCTCCGATTTGAATCTGTATTTGCTGATCGCCATTATCTCCGTGTCagttatatttttactgagTCTAATTAGTTTAATAGCTGTAAAATGCCACAGGACGGACGGTGGTTTGAGTAGATACAGCGCCCCAGTGATCACCACACACCCCGACGGGAGCTGGTCTTACTCTAAATCTACGCAGCAGTATGACGTGTGTTTTAGCTCAGACACACTGAAGAGTGACGTTGTGGTTTTCCCCGCGCCGTTTCCGCCTGCAGATGCAGAGCTTATCAGTATTAATGGAGGGGACACTTTTAAACGGAATCAAACGCTTCCCAACAGCGAGAAGGTAAGGCATTGTATTGGGTAAAATGTTAATCCACTTCAATTCTTATAGGCCTAATAGGCCTATGGCGTAATTTAATAGAAAAAATTATCTGTACTTAACATTTCATTGATTCTGACAGTCGTCATTAGAAGCTAGTGTGAGGCCGTGGCTATGCACTTGGTATTAAGAAATGTGGAGCAGCACGAACAGGATCGCAATGAAACTTcgtcactgcataattcagaGGGGTAAAGCGAACTCAGGTGTATTACCAAGGATATTGTCGACGTCATATGAGtttgtaaaaatgatgaaaaagggTCGATAGAATGAAAACACACCCGTCTCCCTTCTTACCACTCCcacatgttttctcttttcccaTCACCCCCTCGACATCCTCACTAAAAGACTGCAAAACCAGGAACATTAAAATATACCAAGATCCAATGCGCcgtgtaaaaataaaagttccTCAATAAAATTCTCACACCCGGATAGTATGCTGAGACTGAATATAGTTCATTAACTGgttgtttttaattaagttGTTGGGCCCAGACTTAGTTAAAAGATGGCCTAATGTGCTCGCCCTTCTGTCCATTGCatgaatgaaatttattttgatcAGAAAATTTTCTTTAAATCTTACTTTCTTAGAACTGTTTTACGACTCAAAATGGCAGGAACCAGATACAGCATCCATTTTATTGAGACTGGAGATTTAAATCCTGCTTTTAGCGTTAATTCGAAACGTTCATGTTGATAGCCAGGGCCAGCGCGATTGGAGTGAACAAAGGCAGTAGCCGGCTGTTCGAGGCCATGCTCGATGACGTCAGTGACAGTGTGGAAGAATTCAGCACCACAACGCCGGACAGCAACAGCCGACCAGAGCCCCACACTAGTCGCATAGCTGTATGCGtatttaaatcaattatttatttcagacaCACTACATTTTAACACGATGTGCAATTAATACAGATTTTACCTATATAGCCTCTAAagtatataatttaaatgtacGTGTAATCAATATGTTAAACTTTGTCTTCCAGTATTTTTATAGCACATTCGTAAATCAGattgctcagaaaaaaaaaatcatgattttCTTAAGGACCGGTGAATTCAATACCTGCTGCATTTTAGTGCATGATTCAGTGGGGATGAGAGGGCCAGGTGTGTAAGAGTAAAAGCAATAACTGATTTGCTGTATTAGTCGTAGCAGTAGCattagcagcagtagtagtagttgtagtaatAGTAGCAGTAGAGGTGACAGTAGAAGTAGGAGCTCTAACAGTGGGTGGTATAGTTCATATTCCcgtttcattttacagtttccaGGTGGAAGTTTATATTCGGTTATTTGTGTGGTCAATTGATTGTGATTAATGCTAGTCCATTTATTACGAGATTCACAGACCGAATAGGGTAATTTTTACTTTCATAGTTGAGACCgatatttttgacaaaaaagagagacatggtcttaaaaacatattaatataATGATATGAACAACGAAATAACCATTTGCGTGAATGCATGATGAAGGAAATGCTGTTATAGACCTATTTTATGTTGATTATTCAACAGTCCGTTTGCATTACTGATCTCTTTCACTGAACACGTCTCCTCCAGGCCCGGGGGTGTTTTGCAGTAAACCACCTCTATAGCAGAAGGTAAACATTTCATTGCACCCCCTCtccatcctcacacacaaccCCTCTGCGCCTCTAGTCTCCTCCTTTGTCGAAGAAAGACTAACAGACAAGGAGATTTGTCGAATTTTAGGCTAAGGAAAAACTCCTCACGTTTATATCTAGATTTAAACATGGATTCTGTTACAGCAAACATGACGGGGAGGTGACAGTGTCACAGCACACGTAGCGAATGGGGTACGTGGTCTATTATTCTGTCTGGTTTAGATGCAGGGTCGAGCAGCGGCGCAAATAATCTGTACTTTATCACAGGAAGTAAAATCAGACATCGTTGTCCAGAATCTTGCGAAAGATTTG comes from Megalops cyprinoides isolate fMegCyp1 chromosome 3, fMegCyp1.pri, whole genome shotgun sequence and encodes:
- the LOC118774924 gene encoding protocadherin alpha-3-like isoform X14: MSNQPAFTRNLCVFLLSVLELVSGQIAYSISEEVKKATFVGNIAKDLNINVQDLESRMFQLVSGPRSKYFEVNLKTGVLFVNERIDREELCQAAARCSLNLEAILRNPLNLYRVEINVLDINDNSPTFHLKLRHLNISESAFVGDRFPLPRASDPDVGSNSVNSYKLSPNEHFSLDVQSGGDQSVSPELVLQKALDREKQPVIELLLTAIDGGKPPRSGTLQITVNVIDVNDNAPQFSKPLYKARVWENVPHGTSIITVNATDMDEGVNSEIIYSLFYQENEVNRGVFTIDPRSGEIAVNGEVDYEENSAFEIHVQAKDKGHNPRVTHCKVLVEVVDVNDNAPEITITSPLSTLREDARTGTAVALITVFDKDVGKNGKIHCTISDSIPFKLQSSYQNYYSLVVDGPLDRESASQYNVTITATDEGTPPLSSTSVITVHVSDVNDNAPLFPEPEIKVYVKENGPVGGVICTLSAVDPDFNENARITYSLCENSLKGSPASTAVNVNSVSGEIYSLQSFNYEEVKTFQFQVQATDSGVPPLSSNVTVNVFILDENDNSPMVLPPYSDQGSVNTENIPYSAEAGYFVAKIRAVDADSGYNALLSYHIAEPKGTSLFRIGTSTGEIRTKRRMSDNDLKAHPLVILISDHGEPSLSATVSIDVVVVESTDEIQTSFRQLPMKEESFSDLNLYLLIAIVSVSVIFLLSLISLIAVKCHRTDGGLSRYSAPVITTHPDGSWSYSKSTQQYDVCFSSDTLKSDVVVFPAPFPPADAELISINGADTFKRNQTLPNSAKPKAPNADWRYSASLRAGMQSSVHMEESSVMQGAQGVLVQNWPTVSSAAADAEGGEVSPPVGAGINSNSWHFRYGPPQHLKPGEVPEAFIIPGSPAIISIRQDQGGDDKSDFITFGKKEEAKKKKKKKKGKDKKEKGKEDGEE
- the LOC118774924 gene encoding protocadherin alpha-8-like isoform X5 encodes the protein MAVSNQWSCMRINYLLIFVASFCGQAPGQIVYSVSEEVNQGTIVGNLAKDLNTNVQEIESRGFQLVSGSKKNFFEVNLKTGMLYVNERIDREDLCFNVRSCSLHLEAILNHPLSLHRVEINVLDVNDNSPTFPVKSQFLNVSESTLPGARFSLMNAVDPDVGSNSVKSYKLSPNEHFSLDVQSGGEQSVSAELVLQKALDREKQSVIQLLLTAFDGGKPPRSGTLQITVNVLDINDNSPVFNSPLYKVRVFENAARGTKIISLNATDVDEGLNGEILYLFNKHGQERNLDTFSIDPHTGDITVKGDIDFEETAFYEIRVEAQDKGHSPMVSHCKLLVEVVDENDNAPEIGVTSLTSTVKEDAKVGSAIALITVSDKDGGNNGKVNCKLNGNFPFKLQTTYRNYYSVVLDGPLDRESASQYNVTIVATDEGTPPLSSTSVITVHVSDVNDNAPLFPEPEIKVYVKENGPVGGVICTLSAVDPDVNENARITYSLCENSLKGSPASTAVNVNSVSGEIYSLQSFNYEEIKTFQFQVQATDSGVPPLSSNVTVNVFILDENDNSPMVLPPYSDQGSVNTENIPYSAEAGYFVAKIRAVDADSGYNALLSYHIAEPKGSSLFRIGTSTGEIRTKRRMSDNDLKTHPLVILISDHGEPSLSATVSIDVVVVESAGEIQTSFRQLPAKEESFSDLNLYLLIAIISVSVIFLLSLISLIAVKCHRTDGGLSRYSAPVITTHPDGSWSYSKSTQQYDVCFSSDTLKSDVVVFPAPFPPADAELISINGGDTFKRNQTLPNSEKPKAPNADWRYSASLRAGMQSSVHMEESSVMQGAQGVLVQNWPTVSSAAADAEGGEVSPPVGAGINSNSWHFRYGPPQHLKPGEVPEAFIIPGSPAIISIRQDQGGDDKSDFITFGKKEEAKKKKKKKKGKDKKEKGKEDGEE